The following is a genomic window from Deltaproteobacteria bacterium.
GAACGGTCGGGTCTCAGGGTTCAGCCACCGGTGGCAGGACCTGGGAAATGATGTCAAGGAAGGCCAAAAAGTACGTGAAATAATTAACGAATATGACAGGAAAGTCGCCGAGCTTGTAAAAGACGAGGACATGCCTCAGACGGGCCTTAGCCCCTATCTCGGGGCAGAGAGCTGCATGGAATGCCACCGCGCATACCATGAGGGCTGGAAGACCACGCGACATTCGGAGGCCTTCGCCACGCTTGAAAGGGCCGGTAAACCAAGAGACCCTGAATGCGTGAAGTGCCATTCGACCGGCTATGGAGAGGACGGCGGTTTTTACAGCATTTCCGCCACTCCGAAACTGGCCGGGGTGCAGTGCGAGGCTTGCCACGGGCCGGGCAGGGAGCATACGAAGGACTTCAAGCCAATGCAGCCGGTAGGCGAATCCGTATGCGTCAAGTGCCATACGGTCGAGAGGAGCCCTAATTTCGAATTCAAGAGATACATTGAAGGCATAGGCCATTAACAACAAGGACGAAGGAGGACGCATGTTGAAGAAAATACTTTTACTGCTGGTCGGGCTCGCATTCATCCCGCTAGCCGCCTCGGCAGCTCCGGCCCCCTCGATAAAGGGGACCTACACGGAGGTGCAGGGCAAGGAATTCAAATTCGACGGCAAGACGGTAGAGGTTGTCGAGTTCCTGAGCTTCTATTGCGGGAGCTGCTACAAGTTCGAGGAGTCTGTGCCGGTCGTAAAGGGCAACTTCCCGAAAAAGATAAAATGGACGATAGTGCCCGTATATTGGGGCCAGGCGTCCACCAAGCCGAGCGAGGCGTATTTCCTGGCCGAGGAGGCCGGAAAGGGCGAGGAGATGAAAAAGGCCCTCTTCAGGGCCAACTTCATAGAGAAGAAGGACATCGGGAACATCCAGGTGCTCGAATCCCTGGCGGCAGAGATGGGACTCGGCTTCGACTTCAGCAGGAAGCTCAGGACCGGCGCGAAAACGGAACAGGCGAGGAAGGCTCTCGATATGGCGAGGGAGTACGGGATAAGCGAGACGCCTTCACTTGTGATTGCGGGAAACCTCCTTACTAGCCCCCACACACTGAACCATGACCTGAACGCCTTGAAGGACAACGCGATAACCATAATCGGCAGCATACTAAAGAAATAGGACCCGGCATGGCGGACTGCTGCCAGGATAAGGCATGCGAGATCGAAGCCCTGCGAGAAAAGCAGGGCGCGGTCCTCAAGGCCGTGCTGGCCATAAACGCGGTAATGTTCCTCGTTGAGGCCGGTGCAGGGACACTCGCCGGCTCAACGGCCCTGCAGGCAGACTCGCTCGACATGCTCGGAGATTCTCTCGTATACGGCTTCAGCCTCTATGTGCTCGGCAGGGGCGCAAGGTGGCAGGCCGCGTCAGCCCTTTTCAAGGGGCTCATTATGGCCGCGTTCGGGTTTTTCGTGCTCGGCGAGGCGGCCTACAGGCTATTGAACCCCGCGATCCCTCCTGCAGATGTCATAGGCGGAATAGGGGCGCTTGCTCTTTTTGCCAACTCCATATGCCTCTGGCTCCTCTGGAAGCACCGGAGCGACGACATAAACATGCACTCCGTCTGGCTCTGCTCGCGTAATGACATTATCGCCAACGTCTCGCTCTTCGTCGCGGCAGCCGGTGTCTGGGCGACAGGCTCATGGTGGCCTGACATGGCCATAGGTCTTGCCATAGCGGCGGTCTTCCTCCGCTCGTCTTTATTTGTAGTCGGGAGGGCCGTACGCCAGCTTAAGACCGCTAGCTGATGGCCCGAGCCCGGCGAATCCCAATATCCCAGCTTAATCCCGCTCTTCCCGCCCTTGACTTAAGCTCAGGCTTGTGGCCAGAGTTATCTTGGAAGTAGACCAACATACCCTGCCGATAACAGGTCAATAGTGAACGGAAACCCAAGGTTCTTTGCCGATTCCATGCTCGGCAAGCTCGCAAGGTGGATGAGGACCCTCGGCTATGATGTCGAGTACGACCCCTCTATAGAAGACGGCGAGCTGGTCAGGAGGGCGGCTGCCGGAGGCAGGATCGTACTCACAAGGGACACGAGGCTTATCAAGCGGAAGGCGGTCAGGAACATGGCTTTTTTCATAAGGGGCGACCGCATAGAGGACCAGCTGAGGGAGGTCGCTTCCGCGTATCCGCCGGAAAAGGGAATGCTCCTTACGAGATGCTTAAGGTGCAATGCCGTCCTGGAAGATGTCCCCCGCGAGTCAATAAGGGGGAAGGTCCCCCCTTATGTCTACGCAACGCAGGCCGGGTTTTCGGCATGCCCGGTCTGCCGTCGTATATATTGGGGAGGAACTCACAAAACGAGGATGGTAGAAGAGCTTAAGAGGATGCTCAGCGGCTGAAAAGCCTTTCCCCTTAGCGGGCCCCGGCGCCTTACCTTGTTGATTTATCCCTCCAAAGATGGTAGTTTCCATTTCTGGATTCCCTGAATTCAATCATCCGAACGGTCACGGACGGCCTTGAGCCGTTGAGATGCTATCAGAAGGAGTCTCCCATGGACGGACATATCGTCGTCTTCACGACAGCCCAGGATCAGGACGCGGCCCTGCAGATAGCTGACGCGGTCGTAAGCGAGGGGCTTGCCGCGTGCTGCAACATGCTCCCGGGGCTCCGGTCCATCTACATGTGGAAGGGCGAGATTTACGACGAGGAAGAGGTGCTCTGCATCATTAAGACCAGGGCAGGGCTCTTTGACGCACTCAAGGCCCGCATATTGGAGCTTCACGCCTACGAGGTCCCCGAGATCATAGCAATCGATATAAAGGCCGGGCACTCGGACTATCTCAAGTGGATAGACCAGGTCACCGCGAGGTGACGGAGGGGGCGGTCCGTCGGGCGGCCCTAATGTGGCATTTTCCCTGCTAGGGAAGCGGCCCCGGCCCCGCGAAGGGGCCGGGGTTTTATTTTGACAAACCCCCTCTCTTTATTTACAATATCTTGTTATCGCATTTATCCGTACGGGAAGGGAAAAGGCCGTAATTTTGACGACGAAGACAGGCAATATCCGCAACTTTTCGATAATAGCGCACATAGACCATGGAAAGTCCACCCTTTCGGACAGGCTCCTCGAGTACACCGGGAGCATATCCAAAAGGGAGATGATGGACCAGTTCCTCGACAAGATGGAGCTCGAGCGCGAGCGGGGCATCACCATAAAGGCCCAGACGGCGCGGCTCTCTTACAAGGCCGACGACGGGGAGACCTATGTCCTTAACCTCATCGACACGCCAGGCCACGTGGACTTCAGCTACGAGGTCTCGCGTTCGCTCTCGGCGTGCGAGGGGGCGATCCTCATTGTGGACGCCTCGCAGGGGGTCGAGGCGCAGACGCTTGCCCACCTCTACACGGCCGTGGACGTAGGGCTTGAGATATTCCCGGTCCTCAACAAGATCGACCTCCCGTCGGCCGAGCCCGAGAGGATAAAGGCCGAGATCGAGGAGGTATGCGGCATCGACGCATCCGAGGCCGTGCTTACGAGCGCCAAGGAGGGCATCGGGATAAAGGACGTGCTCGAGGCCATCGTAAAGCGCATACCCCATCCGGGCGGGGACGAGAAGGCCCCCTTGAAGGCCCTGGTATTCGACAGCTGGTATGACATATACAAGGGCGTAATAGTGCAGATAAGGGTCTACGAGGGGACCATAAGGAAGGGGACCAGGATACGCTTCATGGCAAACGGCAAGGAGTTCGACGTCGACCATGTCGGCGTCTTCGCCCCGAAGCCGAAGGTGGTGGAGGAGCTCGGCCCCGGCGAGGTCGGTTTCGTCATAGCCGGCATAAAGGAAGTTAGGGACACGAGCGTCGGCGATACGATTACCGATGCCGCGAATCCGACCTCAGAGCCTCTTCCCGGATACAAGCCCGCCAAGTCGATGGTATTTAGCGGCCTCTATCCGGTCGATTCGGTCCAGTACGAGGACCTTAAGGAAGCGGTCATGAAATTGAGGCTCAACGACTCGTCCTTCACCTTCGAGCCCGAGACCTCTCTGGCACTGGGCTTCGGGTTCAGGTGCGGCTTCCTGGGCCTTTTCCACATGGAGATAATCAGGGAGAGGCTCGAACGGGAGTACGGCCTGGAGCTCATAACTACAGCGCCAACGGTCGTCTACAGGGTCACGAAGACCGACGGCTCCGTCATGCTGGTCGAGAACCCCTCGAACCTGCCGACCCCGCAGTTCATAGAGAAGATAGAGGAGCCGTACATACTCGCTACCATTCACCTTCCGTCCGAGTTCCTGGGCGCCATACTCGGCCTCTGCGAGAGTAAAAGAGGCATACAGCGCGAGATAAAGTACCTGAGCACCTCGAGGGTGGTCGTGGTCTATGAGATACCCCTTAACGAGATAGTCCTCGATTTCTACGATAAGCTCAAGACCCTCACCAAGGGCTACGCCTCGATGGACTACGAGTACCTTGATTTCAGGGCCTCGGAGCTCGTGAAGCTGGATATCCTCATAAACGGCGAGACGGTCGACGCGCTCTCCCTCATAGTGCCGAAGGAGCGTGCGTACGCGAGGGGCAGGGAACTCACGGAAAAGATGCGCGAGATAATCCCCAGGCAGATGTTCGAGATAGCCATACAGGCCGCCATAGGGAACAAGGTCATCGCGAGGGAGACCATCAAGGCCATGAGGAAGAACGTGACCGCCAAGTGCTACGGCGGCGACATAACGAGGAAAAGGAAGCTCATCGAGAAGCAGAAGGAAGGCAAAAAGCGCATGAAGCAGGTGGGCAGGGTGGAGCTCCCGCAAGAGGCGTTCCTTGCCGTCCTCAAGGTGAGCTGATGGGAATAGAGATGGCGGAAAAGGAAAAGGAAGATAAGGCACGGGACGAGAAGCGGAAAAAAGGGCACGCGCGGGAGATCGTCGAGGCGATCGCCATCGCCCTTGTATTGGCCCTCGTCATAAGGACCTTCATAATACAGGCCTTCAAGATACCATCGGGCTCGATGGAAGATACGCTCCTCGTGGGGGACCATATAATCGTAAGCAAGCTCTCTTACGGCATACAGGTGCCCAAGCCCGCAATGATAAAGGTGCTCGGGACTACGGTCCCCTTCTTCGAGACCAGGCTTTTCCGTACATGGGGAGAGATAGAGCGGGGCGACGTCGTGGTCTTCCGCTTCCCCGGCGACAGGTCCAAGGACTATATAAAGAGGGTGGTCGGGCTTCCCGGCGACCGTGTCGAGATAATATCGAGGAAGATCTACATAAACGGGGAGGAATGGCAAGACCCGTACGGCATTAGCAAGGGCGGGGTCTACGGCGAGGAGGTCGAAAGGAGCGTATCCTTCGGCCCCTATTCGGTCCCCGAGGGCGCTATTTTCGCAATCGGCGACAACCGCGACAGGAGCTACGACTCGAGGTTCTGGGGGCCGGTGCCCATCAAGGACATAAAAGGGAAAGCCCTCCTAATTTACTGGTCGTGGAACAGCGACGACAACTGGATAAGGTTTTGGAGGATCGGCCAGGCAATACAGTAAGCAACCTCTGAAAAATCGATCTTTTCCCCGGACTCTGCGTCAGGACGTGAATAAAAATGCTCGCATATTTTCATATATGCTCCGCTTTTATTCCCGCCCTTCCGGGAAAAGCGGGGAAATCTCTAATTTTTAAAAGGTTGCTAAAATCATATCGCCCCAAATTCATTGAATAGCAGTCGTAATCAGCCCCCCTCTTACCCGGCGGGGCTCTCTTTTTCCGGGGCCTGCGAGCATGCTCCCCGGCTCATTTTAGATATTGCAGGTTCGGGGTTTTGGTGTTATAAGCTGAATTTACCGCGGTTCCAGGATGCGCGGGCGGGCCTGGATAAAAAGGGGCTTCTGTGAACGGGCTTAAGCGGCTTATAGAGGACTTTGGAAGCTACCTGGCCGTTGAGAGGAACTCATCCCCCAATACCCGACTGGGCTATATGAGGGACCTGGAACAGTTCCGCTCCTTTCTCGCGGAAAATCGTGGTTTAGGTGAGGACCCGGACATTTCCCGTATAGATGAAGCTGCCGTCATCTCTTTCGTTTATTCGCTCCACGGCGGACGGAAGAAGGTCTCGATAGCCCGTAAGCTATCTTCCATACGGTCGTTTTTCAGGTATCTTAGAAGAAAGGGACTCGCGGCCCGGAACCCGGCCGAGAACGTGCCGACTCCGAAGACGGAAAAGTACCTCCCGGCGGTCCTTACGGTCGAGGAGGCCTCGGCCCTTGTCGAGTCGCCCGCAACGGAAGACGGCAGAAAGACGGCGCGACGCGACCTTGCCATACTCGAGCTCCTTTATTCCTCAGGCATACGGTTAAGCGAGCTTACCGGCCTTGACCTCGAGGATGTGGATATCGAGGCCGGGACCATGCGGGTCCTCGGAAAGGGCAGCAAGGAGCGGATAGCCTATATCGGCTCAAAGGCCAGGGAAGCACTCATGGCTTACCTGGACGAGAGGGGCATGCGAAAAGGCCCGCTCTTCACTGGCAAGGGCAAGAGTGGGCGGGTATCCCAGAGGACGGTAGAGAGGCTTTTAAAGCTCTACGTCTTCCGTAGCGGCATAATGAAGGACCCGACCCCGCACTCGCTCCGGCATTCGTTCGCGACCCACTTGCTTGACGCCGGGGCCGACCTCCGGTCAATACAGGAGCTGCTGGGGCACTCGAAACTTTCCACGACGCAGAGATATACCAGGGTCGGCATTGCGGCCCTCATGGAGGCATACGACAAGGCCCATCCGAGGGCCAGGAAGACGTAGCGGAGGTCCATTTGTCAGGCATCGAGTTTCACGGGACTACTATCATAGCCGTCCGGAGGGACGGAAAGGTGGCCATAGCCGGGGACGGGCAGGTCACGCTCGGGGCGACTGTCATGAAGAAGGGGGCCGTCAAGGTGCGCCGCCTGCTTGAAGGGAAGGTATTGGCTGGTTTCGCCGGTTCGACAGCCGACGCCATGACCCTCTTCGACAAGTTCGAGGCCAAGCTCGAGGCCGCAAGGGGCAACATCACCAGGGCCGTAATAGAGCTCGCAAAGGACTGGCGGACCGACCGGGTATTAAGGAGGCTCGAGGCCCTGCTGGTCGTGGCCGATATAGAGCATACTTTCGTCATCTCCGGGAACGGCGATGTCATCGAGCCCGAGGAGGGGATAGCGGCCATAGGCTCTGGCGGCGCATTCGCGCTGGCCGCGGCAAAGATGCTATCGAGGCACACAGCCCTCGATGCGAGGACAATAGCGGAGGAGGCCCTTAAGACCGCCGCCGAGATATGCATCTATACGAACAGCAGCATAACAGTCGAAGAGCTTTCGTGAAAATTGCCTGCATAAGCAGGCCTTTGCAGGAAAATATTAAGAAGGTTTATCATCATGAAAAGCTTTACTCCAAGGGAAATAGTATCGGAGCTCGATAAGTTCATAATAGGCCAGAAGCTCGCCAAACGGGCCGTGGCCATAGCGCTCCGGAACCGCTGGCGCCGCCAGCAGGTGAGGGCCGACCTCCGGGAAGAGATATACCCCAAGAACATAATAATGATAGGCCCCACGGGCGTGGGGAAGACCGAGATATCGAGAAGGCTTGCGAAGCTTGCCCAGGCCCCGTTCATAAAGGTCGAGGCGAGCAAGTTCACCGAGGTCGGCTACGTGGGCCGGGACGTCGAGAGCATAATAAGGGACCTTGCCGAGCTTGCGGTCAAGATGGTAAAGGACGAGGAGAGGGTAAGGGTAAGGGTGAAGGCGAAGGACCTGGCCGAGGAGAGGATACTCGACCTACTTCTTCCGCCCACGACCGTCTCGCCGCTCCAGGTAGCCGACCATGAGAAGATAGCGAAGGAGCGCGAGGCGCAGAAGTCCACGCGCGAAAAGCTCAGGGGGCTGCTCCGTGAAGGCAAGCTCGATGACAAGGAGATAGAGGTAGAGACCAGCGAGCAGCAGAAGATGCCCTCGATAGAGATACTCTCGTCACAGGGCGGGTTCGAGGAGATGGACATGAACCTGAAGGACATGTTCTCGAACATCTTCCCGAAAAAGACCCGGAGGCGGAAGGTCAAGGTGCCCGACGCCCGGGAGCTACTCATAAACGAGGAGAGCCAGCGCCTAATCGACATGGAGAAGGTGACGAAGGAGGCGGTCGAGAGGGTAGAGCAGTCCGGAATCGTATTCATAGACGAGATAGACAAGATCGCGGGCCGCCAGTCCGGGCAGACCCCGGACGTCTCCAGGGAAGGCGTCCAGAGAGACCTCCTCCCCATAGTCGAGGGCTCGACCGTCAACACCAAATACGGAATGGTAAAGACCGACCACATACTATTCATCGCCTCGGGCGCGTTCCACATAGCGAAGCCCTCGGACCTAATACCGGAGTTCCAGGGCCGCTTCCCCATAAGGGTCGAGCTCGGCCCGCTCGGCGAGGAGGACTTCATAAGGATACTCACCGAGCCCGAGAACGCGCTCCTCAAGCAGTACAAGGCGCTTCTCGAAACCGAGGGGATAGAGGTGGAATACACGGACGACGGGGTGAGGGAGATAGCGTCCATCGCCACGATCGTGAACGACAGGATGGAGAACATAGGCGCGCGGAGGCTCCATACCGTCATGGAAAGGGTCTTCGACGAGATATCCTTCAACGCGCCCGATATGGCCGAGAAAAAGATAGTCATAGACCGGGAATACGTGAACAGCAGGCTTTCGGACATAGTGAAGGACGAAGACCTGTCGAGGTATATACTGTAATCGAGCCGTGGCCTCCGGGGGGAGCCAGCGGCTCAGCCCCGGACCACGGATATTTTTTTGAATCCGGAGTATCTTACCCCGCCTCCGGGGCCAAGAGCATATGGAGCGTGCCTGTGCAGAAGAACATTGAAAAGATACGCACTCTTTTCGAATCGCTTCCGTACATAAGGAAGTTCTACAACAAGACGGTCGTCATAAAGTACGGCGGCCACGCCATGATAGACGACGCCCTCAAGAAGAGCTTCGCCAGGGACATCGTCCTCATGAAGTACGTCGGGATAAACCCGGTCATAGTGCACGGGGGCGGCCCCCAGATAGGCGGGCTCCTTGCGAGGCTCGGAAAGGAATCGAGGTTCGTAAAGGGCATCCGCGTGACCGACAACGAGACCATGGACGTCGTGGAGATGGTCCTCGTGGGGAAGATAAACAAGGAGATAGTCGGGCTCATAAACCACTTCGGCGGCAAGGCCGTGGGCCTCGGCGGCAAGGACGGCGGCCTCATAAAGGCCAAGAGGCTAAAGATAAAGGGCGAGGAGATGGGCTATGTCGGTGACGTCGAGGCCATAGACCCCGGAGTCCTCGCGGTCCTCGAAGAGAGCGACTTTATCCCGGTCATCGCCCCGGTCGGCGGCGACGAGGAAGGGACGAGCTTCAACATAAACGCCGATACGGTCGCGGGGAAGATTGCATCGGCCCTGAACGCCGAGAAGCTCATCCTCCTCACGGACGTAGCCGGGGTGCTCGACAAGGATAAAAAGCTCATATCCTCCCTTACCCTTTCAGAGGCGCGGGCGCTCATTACGAAGAAGGTCGCCGTGGGCGGCATGATACCCAAGCTACAGTGCTGCATGGAGGCGGTGGTATCCGGCGTAAAGAGGGCCCATATAATCGACGGCAGGGTCGAGCACGCGGTGCTTCTTGAGGTATTTACCGACGCAGGGGTGGGCACGGCAATAGGGCTCAAGAAGTAAGCAATTTCTAAAATGCTCTCCCCGGACTCTCTAATTTTTGGAAGCTGCCATAAGAGTTTTACTCCCCGCTTTAAAAAAGGGGAATTCAGCATACCGGAGGGTAGTCGAGTTGTCGAACGCTGAGATAATAGCTCTTACCTCGAAGCATGTAGCTAACACATACGGCAGGTTCCCTGTTGCGATCGTAAGGGGCGAGGGGACTCGGGTGTGGGACGCGGACGGGAAGGAATACCTTGATTTCGTATCGGGCCTGGCCGTCTGCAACCTCGGCCACTGCCACCCGAAGATAGTAGCCGCCATCAGGGAGCAGGCCGGTAAGCTCATACATATATCGAACCTTTTTCACATCGAGACGCAGTCAGAGCTTGCGCGGCTCCTTACGGAGAACTCCTTCGCGGAGAGGGTATTCTTCTGCAACTCCGGGGCCGAGGCGAACGAGGCGGCCCTTAAGCTATCGAGGAAGTTCTTCAGCGACAGGGGCGCGAACAGGCATCGCATAGTGAGCATGGAGCAGTCGTTCCACGGCCGCACTTTCGCCGCGCTCGCGGCGACAGGGCAGAAGAAATACCAGTCCGGGTTCGAGCCTCTTTTGGAGCGCTTCGTCTACGCGCCTTTCAACGACATCGAGGCCGCAAAGAGGGTGGTGGATGATTCCACTGCCGCGGTCATGGTCGAGCCCATACAGGGCGAGGGCGGGGTGAACGTGGCGTCCCCGAATTACTTGAAGGAGTTGAAGGAAGTCTGCAAAAAGGCGGGGGCGCTCCTCATATTCGACGAGGTTCAGGTCGGCATGGGCCGCACGGGGACGCTTTTCGCCTACGAGAACTACGGCGCTCCGCCTGACATCATGACGCTAGCGAAGGGCCTTGCCGGAGGAGTGGCAATAGGCGCGATGCTCGCAACCGAAGAAGTGGCCTCGTCGTTCGTGCCCGGTACCCACGCGTCTACATTCGGCGGGAACCCGCTTGCGACAGCAGCAGGGATAGCCGCAGTGAACACTATGATAAACGACGGCATCCTGGACAATTGCAAAAAAGCCGGGGCGTACCTTGAAGGGAAGCTCAACGCGCTAAAGGCCAAATACGGCTTCATAAAAGAGGTGAGGGGCAAGGGGCTCATACTCGGCATGGAGCTTGCCGAAGGCGTAAAGGGCGGCGAGATCGTGAAGGAGTGCCTCGCAAAGGGGCTACTCATAAACTGCGTGGGCGACAAAGTCCTCCGTTTCATCCCGGCCCTTGTGGTTACGGAAAAGGAAGTGGACGAGATGCTGGGGATGCTGGAGCCGGTTCTCTCGTCCGCGGGGAAAGGTAAATAGGTGGAACCGATCACCTTGAAAGCGGCAAGTATTCAAAAAACGCGGGAGCGGATAATGCACCTCCTTACAATAGACGACCTCACGAAAGAAGATATAGACCGCCTCATAGGAAGCGCGGTCACGCTCAAGGCGCGGCATAAGAAAGGAATCCCGCATAATCCTTTACGCGGGAAAACGCTCGCGC
Proteins encoded in this region:
- a CDS encoding DsbA family protein is translated as MLKKILLLLVGLAFIPLAASAAPAPSIKGTYTEVQGKEFKFDGKTVEVVEFLSFYCGSCYKFEESVPVVKGNFPKKIKWTIVPVYWGQASTKPSEAYFLAEEAGKGEEMKKALFRANFIEKKDIGNIQVLESLAAEMGLGFDFSRKLRTGAKTEQARKALDMAREYGISETPSLVIAGNLLTSPHTLNHDLNALKDNAITIIGSILKK
- a CDS encoding cation transporter; protein product: MADCCQDKACEIEALREKQGAVLKAVLAINAVMFLVEAGAGTLAGSTALQADSLDMLGDSLVYGFSLYVLGRGARWQAASALFKGLIMAAFGFFVLGEAAYRLLNPAIPPADVIGGIGALALFANSICLWLLWKHRSDDINMHSVWLCSRNDIIANVSLFVAAAGVWATGSWWPDMAIGLAIAAVFLRSSLFVVGRAVRQLKTAS
- a CDS encoding Mut7-C RNAse domain-containing protein; its protein translation is MNGNPRFFADSMLGKLARWMRTLGYDVEYDPSIEDGELVRRAAAGGRIVLTRDTRLIKRKAVRNMAFFIRGDRIEDQLREVASAYPPEKGMLLTRCLRCNAVLEDVPRESIRGKVPPYVYATQAGFSACPVCRRIYWGGTHKTRMVEELKRMLSG
- a CDS encoding divalent-cation tolerance protein CutA → MDGHIVVFTTAQDQDAALQIADAVVSEGLAACCNMLPGLRSIYMWKGEIYDEEEVLCIIKTRAGLFDALKARILELHAYEVPEIIAIDIKAGHSDYLKWIDQVTAR
- the lepA gene encoding translation elongation factor 4, with product MTTKTGNIRNFSIIAHIDHGKSTLSDRLLEYTGSISKREMMDQFLDKMELERERGITIKAQTARLSYKADDGETYVLNLIDTPGHVDFSYEVSRSLSACEGAILIVDASQGVEAQTLAHLYTAVDVGLEIFPVLNKIDLPSAEPERIKAEIEEVCGIDASEAVLTSAKEGIGIKDVLEAIVKRIPHPGGDEKAPLKALVFDSWYDIYKGVIVQIRVYEGTIRKGTRIRFMANGKEFDVDHVGVFAPKPKVVEELGPGEVGFVIAGIKEVRDTSVGDTITDAANPTSEPLPGYKPAKSMVFSGLYPVDSVQYEDLKEAVMKLRLNDSSFTFEPETSLALGFGFRCGFLGLFHMEIIRERLEREYGLELITTAPTVVYRVTKTDGSVMLVENPSNLPTPQFIEKIEEPYILATIHLPSEFLGAILGLCESKRGIQREIKYLSTSRVVVVYEIPLNEIVLDFYDKLKTLTKGYASMDYEYLDFRASELVKLDILINGETVDALSLIVPKERAYARGRELTEKMREIIPRQMFEIAIQAAIGNKVIARETIKAMRKNVTAKCYGGDITRKRKLIEKQKEGKKRMKQVGRVELPQEAFLAVLKVS
- the lepB gene encoding signal peptidase I → MAEKEKEDKARDEKRKKGHAREIVEAIAIALVLALVIRTFIIQAFKIPSGSMEDTLLVGDHIIVSKLSYGIQVPKPAMIKVLGTTVPFFETRLFRTWGEIERGDVVVFRFPGDRSKDYIKRVVGLPGDRVEIISRKIYINGEEWQDPYGISKGGVYGEEVERSVSFGPYSVPEGAIFAIGDNRDRSYDSRFWGPVPIKDIKGKALLIYWSWNSDDNWIRFWRIGQAIQ
- a CDS encoding tyrosine recombinase XerC codes for the protein MNGLKRLIEDFGSYLAVERNSSPNTRLGYMRDLEQFRSFLAENRGLGEDPDISRIDEAAVISFVYSLHGGRKKVSIARKLSSIRSFFRYLRRKGLAARNPAENVPTPKTEKYLPAVLTVEEASALVESPATEDGRKTARRDLAILELLYSSGIRLSELTGLDLEDVDIEAGTMRVLGKGSKERIAYIGSKAREALMAYLDERGMRKGPLFTGKGKSGRVSQRTVERLLKLYVFRSGIMKDPTPHSLRHSFATHLLDAGADLRSIQELLGHSKLSTTQRYTRVGIAALMEAYDKAHPRARKT
- the hslV gene encoding ATP-dependent protease subunit HslV — its product is MEFHGTTIIAVRRDGKVAIAGDGQVTLGATVMKKGAVKVRRLLEGKVLAGFAGSTADAMTLFDKFEAKLEAARGNITRAVIELAKDWRTDRVLRRLEALLVVADIEHTFVISGNGDVIEPEEGIAAIGSGGAFALAAAKMLSRHTALDARTIAEEALKTAAEICIYTNSSITVEELS
- the hslU gene encoding ATP-dependent protease ATPase subunit HslU, encoding MMKSFTPREIVSELDKFIIGQKLAKRAVAIALRNRWRRQQVRADLREEIYPKNIIMIGPTGVGKTEISRRLAKLAQAPFIKVEASKFTEVGYVGRDVESIIRDLAELAVKMVKDEERVRVRVKAKDLAEERILDLLLPPTTVSPLQVADHEKIAKEREAQKSTREKLRGLLREGKLDDKEIEVETSEQQKMPSIEILSSQGGFEEMDMNLKDMFSNIFPKKTRRRKVKVPDARELLINEESQRLIDMEKVTKEAVERVEQSGIVFIDEIDKIAGRQSGQTPDVSREGVQRDLLPIVEGSTVNTKYGMVKTDHILFIASGAFHIAKPSDLIPEFQGRFPIRVELGPLGEEDFIRILTEPENALLKQYKALLETEGIEVEYTDDGVREIASIATIVNDRMENIGARRLHTVMERVFDEISFNAPDMAEKKIVIDREYVNSRLSDIVKDEDLSRYIL
- the argB gene encoding acetylglutamate kinase, which gives rise to MQKNIEKIRTLFESLPYIRKFYNKTVVIKYGGHAMIDDALKKSFARDIVLMKYVGINPVIVHGGGPQIGGLLARLGKESRFVKGIRVTDNETMDVVEMVLVGKINKEIVGLINHFGGKAVGLGGKDGGLIKAKRLKIKGEEMGYVGDVEAIDPGVLAVLEESDFIPVIAPVGGDEEGTSFNINADTVAGKIASALNAEKLILLTDVAGVLDKDKKLISSLTLSEARALITKKVAVGGMIPKLQCCMEAVVSGVKRAHIIDGRVEHAVLLEVFTDAGVGTAIGLKK
- a CDS encoding aspartate aminotransferase family protein, which codes for MSNAEIIALTSKHVANTYGRFPVAIVRGEGTRVWDADGKEYLDFVSGLAVCNLGHCHPKIVAAIREQAGKLIHISNLFHIETQSELARLLTENSFAERVFFCNSGAEANEAALKLSRKFFSDRGANRHRIVSMEQSFHGRTFAALAATGQKKYQSGFEPLLERFVYAPFNDIEAAKRVVDDSTAAVMVEPIQGEGGVNVASPNYLKELKEVCKKAGALLIFDEVQVGMGRTGTLFAYENYGAPPDIMTLAKGLAGGVAIGAMLATEEVASSFVPGTHASTFGGNPLATAAGIAAVNTMINDGILDNCKKAGAYLEGKLNALKAKYGFIKEVRGKGLILGMELAEGVKGGEIVKECLAKGLLINCVGDKVLRFIPALVVTEKEVDEMLGMLEPVLSSAGKGK